The Callithrix jacchus isolate 240 chromosome X, calJac240_pri, whole genome shotgun sequence genome contains a region encoding:
- the TMSB15A gene encoding thymosin beta-15A isoform X2, protein MSDKPDLSEVEKFDRSKLKKTNTEEKNTLPSKETIQQEKECVQTS, encoded by the exons ATGAGTGATAAGCCAGACTTGTCAGAAGTGGAGAAGTTTGACAGGTCAAAACTGAAGAAAACTAATACCgaagaaaaaaatactcttcCTTCAAAGGAAA CTATCCAGCAGGAGAAAGAGTGTGTTCAAACATCGTAA
- the TMSB15A gene encoding thymosin beta-15A isoform X1, with protein MVEQTVGAGSGCPSGRAEGGYLLVEMSDKPDLSEVEKFDRSKLKKTNTEEKNTLPSKETIQQEKECVQTS; from the exons ATGGTAGAGCAGACGGTGGGCGCAGGCTCTGGATGCCCCAGCGGAAGAGCGGAAGGAG gctATCTTTTAGTCGAGATGAGTGATAAGCCAGACTTGTCAGAAGTGGAGAAGTTTGACAGGTCAAAACTGAAGAAAACTAATACCgaagaaaaaaatactcttcCTTCAAAGGAAA CTATCCAGCAGGAGAAAGAGTGTGTTCAAACATCGTAA